A window of Caldibacillus debilis DSM 16016 genomic DNA:
AACGATATGGCCGTCGAGGATCCCCCTTACCGCGTCGGCGATCGGCTCGTTGAAATCGTCGCCGTCGACGAGCACCGTATAAAAGGCGGTGATCGATCCCTTCTCGTTCGTCCCGGTCCGTTCCAGCAGCTGGGGAAGCAGGGAAAAGACGGAGGGCGTGTATCCCTTCGTTGCCGGCGGCTCGCCGACCGCCAGGCCGATCTCCCGCTGCGCCATGGCGATCCGGGTGACCGAATCCATCATCAAGAGAACGTCCATTCCCCGGTCGCGGAAATACTCGGCGATGGAAGTGGCCGTAAAGGCCCCCTTAATCCGCATCAGCGCCGGCTGGTCTCCCGTAGCAGCAACCACGATGGACCGTTCCAATCCTTCCTTTCCCAAGTCCCTTTCGATGAATTCCCGCACTTCCCTGCCCCGCTCGCCGATCAAGGCGATCACGTTCAAATCCGCCTTCGTATTCCGGGCGATCATCCCGAGCAGGGTGCTTTTCCCAACGCCGCTTCCGGCAAAGATGCCCACCCGCTGTCCCTTTCCGATCGTAAGCAAGCTGTCGATGCTCTTAATGCCGACTTCCAGCGGCTCGGAAATCGGCGGACGCAACAGGGGGTTGGGAGGCTGCTGCTGGGTGGAAAATTCCCTCATCTTCTTCGGCAAGGGGCTCCCGTCCAAAGGTTCCCCCAAGGAATTCAACACCTTTCCGACCAATTGGGGCCCCACTTTTATTTTCAAGGACTCCCCGGTGCTCTCCACGATCCATCCCGGCGCGATGTCCTGAACGGAGGTATAGGGCATGATCAGGACGGATTCCCCGCGGAATCCGACCGCCTCCCCGATGATCCTTTTCTTCCTGTCGCTGCCGTTCGGAAAGATGTAACAGATATCGCCGACCGAACAGGGCGGCCCCTGGGATTCGATCATGATGCCGACGACTTGTTTGACGCGGCCGTAACGTTTGTAAGGGTCGATATACTGGAGTTCGGACAAGAGCTGGTCTATGTTCATGTTCAACCTCCGTCCGCGATCTTCAAAAGCTTCTCCCGGATCTCCATCAGCTGGGCGTCCACGCTGGCATCGATGCGGCCGCCTTCCGTTTCGATGA
This region includes:
- the fliI gene encoding flagellar protein export ATPase FliI encodes the protein MNIDQLLSELQYIDPYKRYGRVKQVVGIMIESQGPPCSVGDICYIFPNGSDRKKRIIGEAVGFRGESVLIMPYTSVQDIAPGWIVESTGESLKIKVGPQLVGKVLNSLGEPLDGSPLPKKMREFSTQQQPPNPLLRPPISEPLEVGIKSIDSLLTIGKGQRVGIFAGSGVGKSTLLGMIARNTKADLNVIALIGERGREVREFIERDLGKEGLERSIVVAATGDQPALMRIKGAFTATSIAEYFRDRGMDVLLMMDSVTRIAMAQREIGLAVGEPPATKGYTPSVFSLLPQLLERTGTNEKGSITAFYTVLVDGDDFNEPIADAVRGILDGHIVLDRALANKGHYPAINVLKSISRLMNAIVDESHQRSAESLREIMDTYVRSEDLINIGAYKRGTSPEIDRAIDYYPKIVEFLKQKVNEKYSMEESVGRLHQLMAGE